In one window of Pseudomonas sp. IAC-BECa141 DNA:
- a CDS encoding succinylglutamate desuccinylase/aspartoacylase family protein: MERIDHVLPWSHLGSERRISVFRFGSGERKAYIQASLHADELPGMRTAWELKKRLGELEAKGLLNGVIELVPVANPLGLGQLLQGNHQGRFEAGSGKNFNRDFVELSAPVAARLEGHLGDDPHANIRLIRQAMADHLAALPEASSQLQGMQRILLQHAATADVVLDLHCDCEAALHMYALPQHWPLWRSLAAHLDVKVGLLAEDSGGSSFDEACSLPWLRLSRLFPDAQIPLACLATTVELGGQADTTPAQAEAWAEGILAFLAEQGLIRGEWPGAAHEPCEGMPFEGTELLLPPHPGVVSFLRKPGEWVEAGDKIFEVIDPLSDRVSTVCAGTSGVLFAIERLRYAQPGFWLAKVAGRDALRDGPLLND; this comes from the coding sequence ATGGAACGCATCGACCACGTTCTGCCGTGGAGCCACCTGGGCAGCGAGCGCCGGATTTCGGTATTTCGATTCGGCAGCGGCGAGCGCAAGGCCTACATCCAGGCCAGCCTCCACGCTGACGAACTGCCCGGCATGCGCACCGCCTGGGAACTGAAAAAACGCCTCGGCGAACTCGAAGCCAAGGGCCTGCTCAACGGCGTCATCGAGCTGGTGCCGGTGGCCAACCCGCTGGGTCTTGGCCAGTTGCTGCAAGGCAATCATCAGGGCCGTTTCGAGGCTGGCAGCGGCAAGAATTTCAACCGTGATTTCGTCGAGCTCAGCGCCCCCGTGGCCGCCAGGCTGGAAGGACATCTCGGTGATGACCCGCACGCCAACATCCGTCTGATCCGTCAGGCGATGGCCGATCATCTGGCCGCATTGCCCGAGGCCAGCAGCCAGTTGCAAGGCATGCAGCGCATCCTGCTGCAACACGCCGCCACCGCCGATGTGGTGCTGGACCTGCATTGCGACTGTGAAGCCGCGCTGCACATGTATGCCTTGCCGCAGCACTGGCCGCTGTGGCGTTCGCTCGCTGCGCACCTGGATGTGAAAGTCGGCCTGCTGGCGGAAGATTCCGGCGGCAGCTCGTTCGACGAAGCCTGTTCGCTGCCGTGGCTGCGTCTGTCGCGTCTGTTCCCGGATGCACAGATTCCGCTGGCGTGCCTGGCGACGACTGTCGAACTGGGCGGTCAGGCTGACACCACGCCTGCACAGGCTGAAGCCTGGGCCGAAGGCATTCTGGCGTTCCTTGCCGAGCAAGGCCTGATCCGGGGCGAGTGGCCGGGCGCGGCGCACGAACCGTGCGAAGGCATGCCGTTCGAGGGCACTGAATTGCTTCTGCCGCCGCATCCGGGCGTGGTGAGTTTCCTGCGCAAGCCCGGCGAGTGGGTTGAAGCCGGTGACAAGATTTTCGAAGTGATCGATCCGCTGTCGGATCGGGTCAGCACGGTGTGTGCTGGTACGTCCGGGGTGCTGTTTGCCATTGAGCGGCTGCGTTACGCCCAACCCGGTTTCTGGCTGGCCAAAGTGGCGGGGCGCGATGCGCTGCGCGACGGCCCTTTGCTCAACGACTGA
- a CDS encoding ABC transporter permease encodes MIFDYNVIWEALPLYLGGLVTTLKLLALSLFFGLLAALPLGLMRVSKNAVVNGAAWLYTYVIRGTPMLVQLFLIYYGLAQFEAVRESFLWPWLSSATFCACLAFAINTSAYTAEIIAGSLKATPNGEIEAAKAMGMSRVKMYKRILLPSALRRALPQYSNEVIMMLQTTSLASIVTLIDITGAARTVNAQFYLPFEAYITAGVFYLCLTFILVRLFKLAERRWLSYLAPRKH; translated from the coding sequence ATGATCTTCGACTACAACGTCATTTGGGAGGCTCTGCCGCTGTACCTCGGCGGTCTGGTCACCACCCTCAAGTTGCTCGCGCTGTCGCTGTTCTTCGGTCTGCTCGCGGCGCTGCCGCTGGGGCTGATGCGGGTATCCAAGAACGCTGTGGTCAACGGCGCGGCGTGGCTCTACACCTACGTGATTCGCGGCACGCCGATGCTGGTTCAGCTGTTCCTGATCTACTACGGTCTGGCCCAGTTCGAAGCGGTGCGTGAAAGCTTCCTCTGGCCGTGGCTGTCCAGCGCCACGTTCTGTGCGTGCCTGGCGTTCGCGATCAACACCAGCGCCTACACCGCCGAAATCATCGCCGGCAGCCTGAAGGCCACGCCGAACGGTGAGATCGAAGCGGCCAAGGCCATGGGCATGTCGCGGGTCAAGATGTACAAGCGCATTCTGTTGCCGTCGGCCCTGCGCCGGGCGCTGCCGCAGTACAGCAACGAAGTGATCATGATGCTGCAGACCACCAGTCTGGCGTCCATCGTGACCCTGATCGACATCACCGGCGCGGCCCGTACCGTCAACGCGCAGTTTTACCTGCCGTTCGAGGCGTACATCACCGCCGGCGTGTTCTACCTGTGCCTGACCTTCATTCTGGTGCGCCTGTTCAAGCTGGCCGAGCGTCGCTGGCTGAGCTACCTGGCCCCGAGGAAGCACTGA
- a CDS encoding ABC transporter permease, which translates to MLKGYGAVILDGAWLTLQLALSSMALAIVLGLIGVALRLSPVRWLAWLGDLYSTVIRGIPDLVLILLIFYGGQDLLNRVAPMLGYDDYIDLNPLAAGIGTLGFIFGAYLSETFRGAFMAIPKGQAEAGMAYGMSSFQVFFRVLVPQMIRLAIPGFTNNWLVLTKATALISVVGLQDMMFKAKQAADATREPFTFFLAVAAMYLVITSVSLLALRHLEKRYSVGVRAADL; encoded by the coding sequence ATGTTGAAAGGCTACGGGGCTGTCATCCTCGATGGCGCTTGGCTGACGCTTCAGCTCGCCTTGTCGTCCATGGCCCTGGCCATCGTTCTCGGGCTGATCGGCGTCGCGTTGCGCCTGTCGCCGGTGCGCTGGCTGGCGTGGCTGGGCGATCTGTATTCCACGGTGATTCGCGGGATTCCCGACCTGGTGCTGATCCTGCTGATCTTCTACGGCGGTCAGGACCTGCTCAACCGCGTCGCGCCGATGCTCGGCTATGACGACTACATCGACCTGAACCCGCTGGCCGCCGGTATCGGCACCCTCGGTTTCATCTTTGGTGCGTACCTGTCGGAAACCTTCCGCGGCGCGTTCATGGCGATCCCCAAAGGTCAGGCCGAAGCCGGCATGGCGTACGGCATGAGCAGCTTCCAGGTGTTCTTCCGGGTGCTGGTGCCGCAGATGATCCGTCTGGCGATTCCGGGCTTCACCAACAACTGGCTGGTGTTGACCAAGGCCACCGCGCTGATTTCCGTGGTCGGTCTGCAAGACATGATGTTCAAGGCCAAGCAGGCGGCCGACGCCACCCGCGAGCCTTTCACCTTCTTCCTCGCAGTGGCGGCGATGTACCTGGTGATCACCAGTGTCTCGTTGCTGGCGCTGCGTCACCTTGAGAAGCGCTACTCGGTAGGCGTAAGGGCGGCTGATCTATGA
- a CDS encoding ABC transporter substrate-binding protein, whose translation MKKLVLLGALALSVLSLPTFADEKPLKIGIEAAYPPFASKAPDGSIVGFDYDIGNALCEEMKVKCQWVEQEFDGLIPALKVRKIDAILSSMSITEDRKKSVDFTNKYYNTPARLVMKEGTQVSEGLAELKGKNIGVQRGSIHERFAREVLAPLGAEIKPYGSQNEIYLDVAAGRLDGTVADATLLNDGFLKTDAGKGFAFVGPAFTDVKYFGDGVGIAVRKGDALKDKINTAIAAIRENGKYKAIQDKYFDFDIYGK comes from the coding sequence ATGAAGAAACTTGTGCTGCTTGGCGCCCTGGCACTGTCCGTGCTGTCCCTGCCGACATTCGCCGATGAAAAGCCTCTGAAAATCGGTATCGAAGCGGCTTACCCTCCATTCGCCTCCAAAGCGCCGGACGGCAGCATCGTCGGTTTCGACTACGACATCGGCAACGCACTGTGCGAAGAAATGAAGGTCAAGTGCCAGTGGGTCGAGCAAGAGTTCGACGGTCTGATCCCAGCACTGAAAGTGCGCAAGATCGACGCGATCCTGTCGTCCATGTCGATCACTGAAGACCGCAAGAAGTCCGTGGACTTCACCAACAAGTACTACAACACCCCGGCTCGCCTTGTGATGAAGGAAGGCACTCAGGTCAGCGAAGGTCTGGCCGAGCTCAAGGGCAAGAACATCGGCGTGCAGCGTGGTTCGATCCACGAGCGTTTCGCCCGCGAAGTCCTGGCCCCGCTGGGTGCCGAGATCAAGCCGTATGGCTCGCAGAACGAAATCTACCTCGACGTGGCCGCCGGCCGCCTCGACGGCACCGTGGCGGACGCTACGCTGTTGAATGACGGCTTCCTGAAAACCGACGCCGGCAAAGGCTTCGCGTTCGTCGGCCCGGCGTTCACCGACGTCAAATACTTCGGCGACGGCGTAGGCATCGCGGTACGCAAGGGCGACGCCCTGAAAGACAAGATCAATACTGCCATCGCGGCCATCCGCGAAAACGGCAAGTACAAGGCAATCCAGGACAAGTACTTCGACTTCGACATTTACGGCAAGTAA
- the acs gene encoding acetate--CoA ligase — MSAASLYPVRPEVLANTLTDEATYKAMYQQSVVNPDGFWREQAKRLDWIKPFTTVKQTSFDDHHVDIKWFADGTLNVSYNCLDRHLAERGDQVAIIWEGDDPSESRNITYRELHEQVCKFANALRGQDVHRGDVVTIYMPMIPEAVVAMLACTRIGAIHSVVFGGFSPEALAGRIIDCRSKVVITADEGIRAGKKISLKANVDDALTNPETSSIQKVIVCKRTGGDIKWNQHRDIWYEDLMKVAGTVCAPKEMGAEEALFILYTSGSTGKPKGVQHTTGGYLLYAAMTHERVFDYRPGEIYWCTADVGWVTGHSYIVYGPLANGATTLLFEGVPNYPDITRVAKIVDKHKVNILYTAPTAIRAMMASGTAAVEGADGSSLRLLGSVGEPINPEAWDWYYKNVGKSRCPIVDTWWQTETGGNMMSPLPGAHAMKPGSAARPFFGVVPALVDNLGNIIEGEAEGNLVILDSWPGQARTLYGDHDRFVDTYFKTFRGMYFTGDGARRDADGYYWITGRVDDVLNVSGHRMGTAEIESAMVAHPKVAEAAVVGVPHDIKGQGIYVYVTLKNGEEPSEQLRLELKNWVRKEIGPIASPDVIQWAPGLPKTRSGKIMRRILRKIATAEYEGLGDISTLADPGVVQHLIDTHKTMNVA; from the coding sequence ATGAGTGCGGCTTCCCTGTATCCCGTTCGTCCCGAGGTTCTGGCCAATACGCTGACCGACGAGGCGACCTACAAAGCCATGTACCAACAGTCGGTCGTCAACCCTGACGGCTTCTGGCGCGAACAAGCCAAGCGCCTCGACTGGATCAAGCCTTTCACCACGGTGAAACAGACTTCGTTCGACGATCACCATGTCGACATCAAATGGTTTGCCGACGGCACCCTGAACGTTTCCTACAACTGCCTCGACCGTCATCTGGCCGAGCGCGGCGATCAGGTCGCCATCATCTGGGAAGGCGACGATCCTTCCGAAAGCCGCAACATCACCTACCGCGAACTGCACGAACAAGTGTGCAAGTTCGCCAACGCCCTGCGTGGTCAGGACGTACACCGCGGCGACGTGGTGACCATTTATATGCCGATGATTCCCGAAGCCGTGGTCGCCATGCTGGCCTGCACCCGGATCGGTGCGATTCACTCGGTGGTGTTCGGCGGTTTCTCGCCGGAAGCCCTGGCCGGTCGCATCATCGACTGCCGCTCGAAAGTGGTGATCACCGCTGACGAAGGCATCCGCGCCGGCAAGAAGATTTCCCTCAAGGCCAACGTCGACGACGCCCTGACCAACCCGGAAACCAGCAGCATCCAGAAAGTCATCGTGTGCAAGCGCACCGGCGGTGACATCAAGTGGAACCAGCACCGCGACATCTGGTACGAAGACCTGATGAAGGTAGCGGGGACCGTCTGCGCGCCGAAAGAGATGGGCGCCGAAGAAGCGCTGTTCATCCTTTATACCTCCGGCTCCACCGGCAAGCCGAAGGGCGTTCAGCACACCACTGGTGGCTATCTGTTGTACGCGGCCATGACCCACGAGCGCGTGTTTGACTACCGTCCGGGCGAAATCTACTGGTGCACCGCCGACGTGGGCTGGGTCACCGGTCACTCCTACATCGTCTACGGCCCGCTGGCCAACGGCGCGACCACGCTGTTGTTCGAAGGTGTGCCGAACTATCCGGACATCACCCGGGTGGCGAAGATCGTCGACAAGCACAAGGTCAACATCCTCTACACCGCGCCGACCGCGATCCGCGCGATGATGGCCTCCGGCACCGCCGCTGTTGAAGGCGCGGACGGCAGCAGCCTGCGTCTGCTGGGTTCGGTGGGCGAGCCGATCAACCCGGAAGCCTGGGACTGGTACTACAAGAACGTCGGCAAGTCCCGTTGCCCGATCGTCGATACCTGGTGGCAGACCGAAACCGGCGGCAACATGATGAGCCCGCTGCCGGGCGCTCATGCAATGAAGCCGGGTTCTGCAGCACGTCCGTTCTTCGGTGTGGTGCCGGCGCTGGTGGACAACCTCGGCAACATCATCGAGGGCGAGGCCGAAGGCAATCTGGTGATTCTTGATTCGTGGCCTGGTCAGGCGCGCACGCTGTACGGCGATCATGACCGTTTCGTCGACACCTACTTCAAGACCTTCCGTGGCATGTACTTCACCGGTGACGGCGCCCGTCGCGATGCCGACGGTTACTACTGGATCACCGGTCGCGTGGACGACGTGCTTAACGTGTCCGGCCACCGCATGGGCACCGCCGAGATCGAAAGCGCGATGGTCGCTCACCCGAAAGTCGCCGAAGCGGCGGTGGTCGGTGTGCCGCACGACATCAAGGGGCAGGGCATTTATGTCTACGTCACCCTGAAAAACGGCGAAGAGCCGAGTGAGCAGCTGCGTCTGGAACTGAAGAACTGGGTGCGCAAGGAGATCGGTCCGATTGCTTCGCCGGACGTGATCCAGTGGGCGCCGGGGCTGCCGAAGACCCGTTCGGGCAAGATCATGCGCCGCATCCTGCGCAAGATCGCCACGGCCGAGTACGAAGGGTTGGGTGATATTTCCACCTTGGCCGATCCGGGTGTGGTGCAACACCTGATCGATACGCACAAGACCATGAACGTCGCGTAA
- a CDS encoding DUF2790 domain-containing protein, giving the protein MKALLVLALSSLCATAMADEVPTDVAQQQPAIEEYTYSTHLDIAKVVSMSEVPNVCEVVPMKMEYDDSKGQRHILRYSIMGNGCTN; this is encoded by the coding sequence ATGAAAGCTTTATTGGTTCTGGCCCTCAGCAGTCTGTGCGCAACCGCCATGGCAGACGAGGTTCCGACTGATGTCGCACAGCAACAACCCGCCATCGAGGAATACACTTACTCCACTCACCTGGACATCGCCAAAGTTGTTTCCATGAGCGAAGTTCCAAATGTCTGCGAAGTAGTACCGATGAAAATGGAGTACGACGACTCCAAGGGTCAGCGTCACATCCTGCGTTACAGCATCATGGGCAACGGCTGCACCAATTGA